In Leptolyngbya sp. O-77, the genomic window TTGCTCAGGACGGCTCAGAGCCGCTAGATTTGAACGGGGTAGTTTGAAGAAAACTTACAAATCTTGACAAAGTTATGATATCAGCAGTCGTCTTTATTCTGGATGGCTGATGATCAAGATATAGTTTCACTTGTGTCAGTTTTTCGTGTGTCAGTTTTTCGTGTGTCAGTTTTTCGTGTGTCAGGTTCCTGCTGGCTTGCTTCCCTCTATAACCTGTCCGCATACAGCGTTTTTGAAGCTAGTGCAGTGTCACGGTTTAGTTTTAGGGTGATGCCTCGGCTTGTAGTCAGCGCTTCAGCGCTAAAGCGCTGACTACCAACCTAAGTCCTAGCTGTGACATAGCACTAGTGAGGTCGGTGGATAGTCAAGAAGCGGTTGCCTTGTCATGACTGTGCGTGCCTCACCCTGCAAGAAAATGCTGTAGCTGTCTGTTCTGTCTTGTCTCGCAGTCCTTCAGGTTAATCCCAGGTTAGCTTTGGAAAGGTTAGCTTTGGAAAGGTTAGCTTTGGAAAGTGGGTTCCTAGTGGCGGCGGATTGTTGATTGCCCTGACCAACTCTGCTCCAGAAAGACCGCTGTTATGCTCTAAGAGTTCCGTTCTGAAAGTTTCATATTGCTGGGCTACGCCACAAATGCTCCGTCAAACAGCCCCCACAGTCTCAAAGTCCCCATAGTCTCAAAACCCCTACGGTCAAAGACGTAGCCTTTAGCCTAGTTCCAGCGTTTGCCAGAACAAAGGTGGGAGGGCGCTGCACTGCTCAAAGTCTGCACTACTTAAAGTAAAGTCAAGCTAGTAAAGTCAAGCTAAAGTCGAGCTAAACAAGCACTCAGTAAGCAAAAACTCAGTCAGCAAAGGTATCTAGATTTAGCAATGGGCAGATTGAGAGAGCAGGAGACAGGCAGTTGTCGTCTTTGGCTTCTCAGTTAGGAATGATTGACGAATTCCGATAGTTTTGGCTTAGGTGAGTGAAAATTATTGTATTTATTGTATTAACTCAATGGTTCTGAACTCAGGCTCTCCGCAATGCCTCTGACGATTCTGGTGGTGGATGATGATCTGGGCACCCGGCTTTCGATTGGCGACTATTTAGAGTTGTCTGGCTATCTGGTGGTGATGGCGGAAAACGGTGAGCAGGCCCTGGCCCTGGTCGATCAAGTGCAGCCGCATTTGATCGTGACTGACGTGGCCATGCCCCGCATGGATGGGTTTGAGCTGGTGCGCCAGGTGCGATCGCAGCCCGCGCTCCGGCTCTTGCCCGTGATTTTTTTGACGGCGCTGAGCCGCACAGAGGAGCGCATTCGGGGCTATCAGCTTGGGTGTGATGCCTATTTGCCGAAGCCGTTTGACCTGAAGGAACTGGGGGCGGTGGTGCGAAATTTGCTGGAGCGATCGCAGCTGATCCAGACCGAATGGCGACGACAGATCCGCGCATCGGAGGCGGCGGAATCCAGCCCGCATCGGTCAGCCGAGGAGCCTTCCGCTGCGGAACCAGAGAGCGATCTGGGTCTAACGCTGCGAGAACAGGGGGTGCTGTCGCTGCTGGCGGATGGTCTGTCGAATTCGCAAATTGGCGATCGCCTTCACCTCAGCCCCCGCACGGTCGAAAAATACGTCAGCAGCCTCCTCCGCAAGACCAACACCAGCAACCGCGCCGAACTCGTCCGCTACGTGATGGATCACCATCTGGTGGAATAGCGGCTAGTGGAATAGCGGCTACTGCACTGCTGCAATAGCCTTGCCGAAGGATCAGTTTCGGCCTGAGCGCTTGCCTGAATTTGCTTTGCGGCAATTTTTTATGGCAATTTAACTTTTGAATTTGCGCGGCGCGGTCTATCATCGCAGCAACGGCTTAGCGGTCGGCAGAATCGCCCATTGCGCCATTCAGGAGTGAAATCATGGCTGAGACAGCGTGGAACCAGGCGGCTGAGCTAATCGGCGGGGCTTTTTCGCTACAATTCGATGCATTTCGGCGGGTTGTGGCGCTGCCCGGCGGCTTCTGGCTGGCGCTGCTCATCGTGCTGCTGGCAGGGCTATCGCTGGGAGTAGGGCAGAGCATCATTCTATTTGTCAATCGCGTCAAGCCCAGCCGCTTTGTCTTTAGCCTGCTGCTAAATGCCATCCTGTTTGCCTTTGGGTTTCTGTTTCTTGCCCTTAGCACTTGGCTAATTGGGCTGCTGCCGGGGTTTGTGCGAGTGCCCTTTTCAACGCTGGTGACAGTGCTGGGACTGGGCTATGCGCCGCTGCTGTTTGGATTTCTAGGAGCGCTGCCCTACCTGGGCTACCCGATTCAGAATTTACTGTCGGTGTGGAACTTGCTGTCGATGTTGGTGGGGTTTGCGGTGGTGGCCCGGCTCAGCGCCAGCGAAGCCCTGACCTATGTGCTGCTGGGCTGGGTCGTAAAGCAGCTTTTGGAAGGCACGATCGCCCAGCCGATTGCCGAGTTTGGTCGCCGTCTGGCCGATCGCGTGGCGGGGGTCGAATTGGCCAAAGACTCTCGTGAACTGCGGGAGCGCGTTTTGTCTGGGGCCCGCCCCGCAGAGCCAATTATCCCCGCGTCGGATGTGGCTCTGCCGGAGATGCGTCAGTTGGTGGCGGCTGCGGGACGATCGCATCCAGAGGCGGCTCGCAGCGTGTCTCAGGCGGTGCTGGAGCGGCCGTCTTCTGGCTATTCGCTGCGTCCGCTGGACGTGCCAGAAGCCGATGACCCCGTGTTGCAGCTTGACTATCAAACACGCGGCGTTCCTCAGGCGGTAAAGGTGGTGCTGGGGCTGCTGGCGCTGGCGATCGCCTTCTGGCTGATTTTTGTGCTGATGCGCCCAGTGCGGGATGGGCTGTTTGGCTGGTATGACGGCCTGCCGACCCCGTTTCGCCTGACGTTTGATTTAGCCTGGATTGGTGTCGTAGCGACGGTGTTCGCAGGGATCATCGCGCCGCTGGAGTCGCTGGGCTGGTGGGCAGGCTGGTATGGCGACGACCTAGACACGACGGCGGTTAAGTCGTCGTTCTACGAAACGGCTCAAACGGGGTCGGAGGGGTTGCAGGCGGGCGATCGCCCCGGCGTTGCAGAGCAATATCGCCCTGACCCCTATTTTCCGCAAATCAATCATTACCTGGTGTATTTGGACGGCATTGCCCAGTCGGGCGAAGAATATACCCCCGATATCGAAGACTTTTTGAATGCCCTCAAGCCCGCTCTGCCCAGAGGGATAGAACTGGTCGAGGGACTGATGCTGTATTCGGTGCTGAATCGTCCGCTGTATGAAGACCGTCCGCTGGCGTTTTTGTGGCGACTGGCAGACAAGATGCGGTGGAACAACCCAGCGGCGCTGTTGGGGATGTTGGTCAATCTGCGAAACGTGCTGATCGTGGCGGTGTCGTCCGATAAGCGCTATGGCCCAATCTACAATCAGGGCATTGCCCAGGTGATTTTCGACGGGCTGGTGCGGCGGGGCTATCGGCCCGGCAGCCGCGTGCCGATTACGCTGCTGGGCTATAGCGGCGGCGGTGAAATGTCTGTGGCGGCTGCACCCTACCTGAAGCGGTCTACCAATGCCCCCATCGACGTGATTTCTCTGGGCGGCGTAATGAGCGCCAACAACAACGTGCTGGTGCTGGAGCATCTTTATCACATCGTCGGCGATAAGGATGTGGTGGAGCGGGTCGGCCCCATGATCTTTCCCGGCCGCTGGAAGCTGTTCCCGCTG contains:
- a CDS encoding response regulator transcription factor; its protein translation is MPLTILVVDDDLGTRLSIGDYLELSGYLVVMAENGEQALALVDQVQPHLIVTDVAMPRMDGFELVRQVRSQPALRLLPVIFLTALSRTEERIRGYQLGCDAYLPKPFDLKELGAVVRNLLERSQLIQTEWRRQIRASEAAESSPHRSAEEPSAAEPESDLGLTLREQGVLSLLADGLSNSQIGDRLHLSPRTVEKYVSSLLRKTNTSNRAELVRYVMDHHLVE